From a single Eleginops maclovinus isolate JMC-PN-2008 ecotype Puerto Natales chromosome 20, JC_Emac_rtc_rv5, whole genome shotgun sequence genomic region:
- the LOC134883502 gene encoding inositol hexakisphosphate kinase 2-like gives MGPAVDAQAAKAMDAEQKQQQQQHQQSYMEKGVMLEPFLHQVGGHCCVLRLGEQTICKPLITREHQFYESVPAELRKFIPQYRGVVSVSFEEDEEGNLCFIAYPLQSDTSPNLENKDSSADIHLGMLIWEKMIASSSLVDSENYSKDGRGRLSCNDKDKSVQRLKEEIEVLCYRLDSSHSNAVPQHKHNPWTHTSKHHQLQKLEQSDMHRNQYKFILLENLTWRHTLPCVLDLKMGIQQHGDDVTEEKKARKIYKCQQSTVSVLGVVLSGMQVYRCDTGQLMFMNKFHGRSLTVPGFKEALFQFFHSGQRLRLELLSPVIRRLRELQAALETCESYRFYSSSLLIIYDGAPQPKHTVDGLSEEEDEDEEVEPGMEEEKREGEAAGAFGFPRRPSTSSDGSSRDGGSCVDQANSEPRSPMVEVRMIDFAHTTCSHYQGDSVVYEGLDSGYIFGLQNLITIISELENHSTD, from the exons ATGGGTCCAGCTGTGGACGCTCAGGCAGCAAAAGCCATGGATGCAgagcaaaagcagcagcagcagcagcaccagcagagCTACATGGAGAAAGGGGTGATGCTTGAGCCCTTCCTACACCAAGTGGGGGGACACTGCTGTGTGCTGCGCCTCGGGGAGCAGACCATCTGCAAACCCCTCATCACACGTGAACATCAGTTCTACGAGAGTGTGCCTGCTGAATTGAGGAAGTTTATCCCACAGTATAGAG GGGTGGTGTCAGTGAGCTtcgaggaggatgaagaagggAACCTTTGCTTCATTGCTTACCCACTTCAGAGTGACACATCGCCTAATCTGGAAAACAAGGACTCCTCAGCCGACATTCATTTGGGGATGCTTATATGGGAGAAAATGATAGCCTCCTCGTCGCTTGTGGACAGTGAAAATTACAGCAAAGATGGCAGAGGCCGCCTCTCTTGTAACGACAAGGACAAAAG CGTTCagaggctgaaggaggagatCGAGGTGCTCTGCTACAGACTGGACAGCAGTCACAGTAACGCCGTAccacagcacaaacacaacccCTGGACACACACAAGTAAACATCACCAGCTGCAGAAGTTGGAGCAGAGTGACATGCACCGCAACCAATACA AATTCATCCTGCTGGAGAACCTGACGTGGCGGCACACGTTACCGTGTGTGTTGGACCTAAAGATGGGCATTCAGCAGCATGGAGACGATGTCACCGAGGAAAAAAAGGCCAGGAAGATTTATAAGTGTCAGCAGAGCACAGTGTCCGTGTTAGGAGTCGTCCTCTCTGGCATGCAG GTGTACCGGTGTGACACGGGCCAGCTGATGTTCATGAACAAGTTCCACGGCCGCAGTCTGACTGTGCCGGGCTTTAAGGAGGCTTTGTTCCAGTTCTTCCACAGCGGACAGCGTCTACGACTTGAACTCCTCTCCCCTGTCATACGCAGGCTCCGAGAGCTACAAGCCGCCCTGGAAACCTGCGAATCCTACCGCTTCTACTCCAGCTCCTTGCTCATTATCTACGACGGAGCGCCCCAGCCAAAGCACACCGTGGACGGCCTctctgaggaagaggatgaggacgAGGAGGTGGAACCAGGaatggaggaagagaagagggaagGTGAAGCAGCAGGTGCATTTGGTTTCCCACGCAGGCCCTCCACATCTAGCGATGGCAGCAGCAGGGATGGGGGCTCATGTGTCGACCAGGCTAACTCAGAGCCCCGGAGCCCCATGGTGGAGGTGAGAATGATAGACTTTGCCCACACAACCTGTAGCCATTACCAGGGGGACAGTGTGGTGTACGAGGGCCTGGACAGTGGCTACATCTTCGGCCTCCAGAACTTGATCACCATCATCTCCGAACTGGAGAACCACAGCACAGACTGa